In the genome of Deltaproteobacteria bacterium, one region contains:
- a CDS encoding MFS transporter, with the protein MSAPTPPLAPRTLAAYALTELPLSMAATPIALFITPFYARDMGLSLAAIGTILMLARISDVITDPLVGQASDRTRTRFGRRKPWILLGAPLTMLSVWMLFVPSGVVGNAYFAFWLVTLWLGWTLVAIPYYAWGAELSQDYHERTRIASLRTALGVTGTLTAICLPLLAEPLFGYGEPLPESLHLIATAALTLFAVAMMALWRVPEGAPIESRRITLADGFRVMARNGPFLRLMIGFTLAAAGPAIGGPLYVLYVVHVLEASVSSYVVLLAFYLSNLAGVVLWNAVARRLGKRNAWLMGMGVALVAQPGYALLGPGDLYWMMLVFVVLGIGIGSFAALPAAMKADVVDLDRLRSGEDRTALFFSMWSLANKAVLAVSAGFALNVVSWFGFRANGENGPEQLLALKVVFIWVPVVFYVIALAVMWGYPISEERQRRLVGFLQRRTARRERRRLEQGDGHGV; encoded by the coding sequence ATGTCTGCGCCCACGCCGCCGCTCGCCCCGCGCACGCTCGCTGCCTACGCGCTCACGGAGCTGCCGCTGAGCATGGCGGCCACGCCGATCGCGCTCTTCATCACGCCCTTCTACGCGCGCGACATGGGTCTCTCGCTCGCGGCGATCGGCACGATCCTGATGCTCGCGCGCATCAGCGACGTGATCACGGATCCACTCGTCGGCCAAGCGAGCGACCGCACGCGCACGCGCTTCGGGCGACGGAAGCCGTGGATCCTGCTCGGCGCGCCGCTCACGATGCTGTCGGTGTGGATGCTGTTCGTGCCGAGCGGCGTCGTCGGAAACGCCTACTTCGCCTTCTGGCTCGTGACGCTGTGGCTCGGCTGGACGCTCGTCGCCATTCCTTACTACGCCTGGGGCGCCGAGCTCTCGCAGGACTATCACGAGCGCACGCGTATCGCGTCGCTGCGCACGGCGCTCGGCGTGACCGGCACGCTCACCGCGATCTGCCTGCCGCTGCTCGCGGAGCCGCTGTTCGGCTACGGCGAGCCGCTCCCCGAGTCGCTGCACTTGATCGCGACTGCCGCGCTCACGCTCTTCGCCGTCGCGATGATGGCGTTGTGGCGGGTGCCCGAAGGCGCGCCGATCGAGTCGCGCCGCATCACGCTTGCCGACGGCTTCCGCGTGATGGCGCGCAACGGCCCGTTCTTGCGCCTGATGATCGGCTTCACGCTCGCCGCCGCGGGCCCCGCGATCGGGGGCCCGCTCTACGTGCTCTACGTCGTGCACGTGCTCGAAGCGAGCGTGTCGAGCTACGTCGTGCTGCTCGCCTTCTACCTCTCGAACCTCGCGGGCGTGGTGCTCTGGAACGCCGTCGCGCGCCGCCTCGGCAAGCGCAACGCGTGGCTGATGGGCATGGGCGTCGCGCTCGTCGCGCAGCCGGGCTACGCGTTGTTAGGCCCCGGCGACCTCTACTGGATGATGCTCGTGTTCGTCGTGCTCGGGATCGGCATCGGCAGCTTCGCGGCGCTGCCCGCCGCGATGAAGGCCGACGTCGTCGACCTCGACCGCCTGCGCAGCGGCGAGGACCGCACCGCGCTCTTCTTCTCGATGTGGTCGCTCGCGAACAAGGCCGTGCTCGCCGTCTCCGCGGGCTTCGCGCTGAACGTGGTCTCGTGGTTCGGGTTTCGCGCGAACGGCGAGAACGGTCCAGAGCAGCTGCTCGCACTGAAGGTCGTGTTCATCTGGGTGCCCGTGGTGTTCTACGTCATCGCGCTCGCGGTGATGTGGGGCTACCCGATCAGCGAGGAACGCCAGCGGCGGCTCGTGGGCTTCCTGCAGCGCAGGACCGCGCGGCGCGAGCGGCGCCGCCTCGAACAAGGAGACGGCCATGGAGTTTGA